In the genome of Ananas comosus cultivar F153 unplaced genomic scaffold, ASM154086v1, whole genome shotgun sequence, the window GGAGCTTAATTTAATATCTAATTTAGAAAGATTACGCGCCACCTAACTAATAAATGATGTCAATACGCATGCCCCATAGTCATTTTCTACCAACGTTAATGATGATATTACCTAATTGACTCTTCACAATCAACAGAACAATGACAAATTTGTTCGCATTGATTAAAATTGGTCAGATTCATGCAGCTACCCATCTGTCAAGTAAAGCTGAAATAAGTTAGCCTGCAAGGGAATCTGGTACTGCTCTGTAAGCGGTGTGGCAAAAGTCTTTTGAATGAAAACTCCACAAGGATTTcagaaagagaagaaacaagTTTAGTAAGAGAGCTATCTTATGTTCAGGGCTGCATTTGAGACAACAACGCCTAAACGTGCAGCTAGTAATGAGTAATTTCATTAGAAAGATTAATATAACCAGACGCAAAAGTGACGCACCTGAGCTCTGCAGCTTTCGCTACCACCAATCAAGCGAAGGCTAGCTCATACTGAGTCCCTCTGAGTCCCCACATCCTCACTCGCTTTAAATGATGGTGCAGAAGAAATCAAAAGGCTCCCATGATGTCCTCCCAAGTACTCAGCCAGGTAACAGATATAGTCAGGTTACGTTAATTAGTCAGGTACATACCTACATACCTATATACGCATAACTTGCCGCCATAGTAATCACTCAGCAAAAAAATTCATAGACAATACGGTTAGGATCAATATGCCGCAATCAATGACAAAAGGCAAACCGCATCTGTTAGACTAAGATCCAGCTAGCATAAACCATGACATGGAGGGTTGGTATGAAGTTTCAATCCATGGCATGCTCAGATGCAGAAAACCGCCAACCACAACAATAATAATGGTAAAAATGACAAAGAGAACAACACGAACAAAGTATCAGAACTAAAAGATCAAAGCTGAGGCACATTTTTGGGCCCCAGCAAATAAGCCGGGACTGGCGCCTTCAGCTTGTGATGCGAGACTCACCTTTCCAAACTATGGTCCAATCCAGTTTGAGCACCAAATGACGAGTAAGATTTAAACTGGACCAAATTATTAGTTTAACACCTCCATACTTCAGCCCACTCAATGTGGCTCtgaagtaaaataaatttatttgttcaACAACTCCAGTGCCGATATCATTGCACCAAATATCACTACTAAAGTACCACGAGTGTGAAGTGCGACAAAAGCTTGTCAAGTGATATGGTATGTAAGGATTGTTTAGACAAATCCAAGAAAAGATCTGACATCTGTTTGAAATGTCTCTAAGAATGGCGCTGACCGGAGGCCATCCATCAGTATATGCTGTGCCTAGTAGCATCAGCTAGCCTCTTGAGGTCGCCCGACGGGGCAGGAAGACATGTTTTTATCAGATACTGTGCAACCAGACAGAAAATGTAAGATGAGAAGAGAAAATACATTTATTAATTTGGATATTAAACAAAAACAATTAGCAAACAACGCACGCTGGCATTTTCAAAACATAGAGTTAGACTGCTGGCATATGAGAGTTTAGTCGAGAAATTTTCACAAATGTGCTTCCAACCATCATAATCCTTTTTTTAATCTAGCCAAGCATGCTAGTCAAGATACCGATCGGATTTTAATGACAGCAGCACGCATTTTCTACAGACTGCAGCCTTTCCAACTTAGGAGCACATAATTCTTTCTTCTTTGGCGGAATTGTCTGCTGTGGCTCCTGGCCCCCCAGAGGGACCAAACTTCATGCCTGGGAAGAAAAGATTGCTTAATTATCAGTGAGTGGAAAGGAGTTCGCCAACCTGAAATCCATTATTTGAGGATGGAGATCAGCATATATAGCATCCATCAACTCACTTAGTTTGTCTTGCATGGCtttgctgttgctgctgctactgctactgctactgctactgctgctgttCGAGGGCATATATTGTCTTAAATTAGTCCAGTTTACGACAATGTAGGCCTTCCACCAGTAGTCCGGTTAGAAAAGCACCAGTTTACGGCAAATTGAAGCAGAAAACGTCAAGATCATGGACAGGAATTGAAGAAGATTGCTGAAGTAGATGCTTAGAGGCTTTTTCTATTGTTATATTCAAAAAAACCAAACTCCTGTCTTCTTGTTACTGCCAATGTTATAATCAAGTAGAGGAACCCATTAATCGGGAGGTAGATAAGAGGTAATTAATCACAACTTACAATACCCGTAGGAAACTCTGacagttttctgaaaatttagGCACAAAATGCTCGCATATTTTGGAATCCTTGATCAATTGCAAAAGAATAGCGGGACTAGAATATTATTGTTAGCAGCAAGTGTTTGCTACTATCAACATTTCGACGCTTGGATGCCAAAAATTTAGGTTTTTGTGATGGTACCATTATGGATTCAAGAAGAAAAATGTTGACATATagtaacaaatattttattactattaatagtgttctacctcatctctctctctatatatatatgcacaagaCTGGCGTGTTTCTTTTTGGTTGGAAAGATTcctaaaagcttttttttttttttttttttgaaaaagaaaacaggTCAGCCCAAAAGGACTGACCAACGTGTACTTAATAATGAAAgattaacaattaaaattcCTAAAAGCTAATTATCTAATAAATGATTAGAAAGAGTACCGACAGATATTCACGCCTAATCAATTAAAATAGCGCCCCACTGAAATGATCTAATATTTACATGAGGTTGACAGAAGCTCGAAATGAATTATTAAGCAGCCTCGGCGAGGGTGGTCGGTAGTGCGAAATTCTGAACCCCATGGATGGACCTCTCGTACGTCTCTCCGTCCCCCCACACCGCATACGCATCCTCTCCGTGTATGGCGTCGTCGCCAATCTGCAGCTCATCGTCGCTGAGCCGCAGAGGAACGGCGAGCCTGACGAGCAAGCATACGAGCGTTGTGACAGTGACGTTCACTGATATAATGAAGACTATGCCGGCTAACTGCATCCCGATCTGGCGGAAGCCGGCGGCAGCCCGGCCCATCTTGAGGGCGTAGGCGAGACCGACGTACTTGGGATCGTCGCCGAAGAAGAGGCGGTTGAGCCTGGGCTCGGCGAATATGCCGGTGAGGATGCCGCCCAAGCTGCCCGCGACGGCGTGGGTGTGGAACACGGCGAGGGTGTCGTCCACTCGCTTGAGGAACCGGATCCTCTTGTGCAGCACCATCATCGTGAACCACGGGGTGCTTCCCGATAACACCCCCATGATGATCGCGGCCCATCCTTGGACCAGCCCTgttacattcattcattcattcatccATTCATTCATTCGGTTATAAACTATTTGTAATTTAtctgagggtgagggtgagggtgagggtggGTGCTGTGTTGGACGTAGCACTAGCTAGTAGGTACCTGCGGCGGGGGTGATGCAGACGAGGCCGGTGATCATGCCTTGGACAGCGCCGATGACGGAGGGCTTGCCGAAGACGAACATGTCGAGGCAGAGCCAGACGAGGAGGCTGGTGGCCGTGCAGAGGTGAGTGTTCAGGATGGCCATGGAGGCGTCGATGTTCGCGGCGTAGGGTGCCCCCCCGTTGAACCCGGTCCACCCCATCCATAACAGGCCTGCTCCCGTTAGGGTCAGCAGGATATTGTTGGGTGGGAACCTCTCCCTATCCTTCGCCATCCGAGGACCCACCTGTGGATCGCGAAGCAAGTGAATCATCAtcattatatttaaaaagttgaaaaagcCCAAACTAAACAACCCGAAACGAGAAAAATCTGAGCTACTCCGAAATTACCATCTAATCTGATCTAATCTAGTTAGGctttgaaaacaaaaataatactAACAATCCGAACAAAATATCTTATCTTATCGTCGGAGGTGATTTCTTATCGTCGTGGAATCGCATTAAACGTACGTTCAGATTGTTTTGTGTGTTGTTTCTGAAAAAATTTGCATGGCGGCCGAACGAGATCTGAGCCGCTAGCTCTAGTAGTAAAAAATGAACTAGCTAGTAcgtaataaaaaagaaaactagcTAGAGCTAGTAGcaataatgaaaatgaaaagTGGTACGACGTAATGAAAAGAAGAGTCGTGCATGCAGGAGGTAGCGTATGTACCCAGTAGGCGGCGGTCAATCCGGCGACCCCCGAAGAGAGGTGGATGACGTAGCCGCCGGCGAAGTCCATGACGCCGGCCTTGAAGAGGAAGCCGTTGGGGCTCCAGACGCTGAAGGCGCCGACGGTGTAGGAGAAGGTGAGCCAGAGCGGGACGAAGAGCATCCAGGCCTTGAAGTTCATGCGGCCGAGGAGCGCCCCGGCAATGAGGATCAGCGTGATGGCGGCGAAGACGAACTGGAAGTAGACGAGGGTGGCGCTGGGGTAGAGCCCCGCGAAGCCCTGGGCCAGCAGGAACCTCTGGTCGAGGGCGGCCAAGTCCGGGCGGCCCAGGAAGGGCAGCAGGCGGTCGCCGAAGGACATGCGGAAGGCCCAGAGGGACCAGCAGACGAAGGTGACGGCGAAGGCGTAGAGGGCCATGAAGGCCGAGTTCACGGCCCACTTCTTCTTCACGATGCTCCCGTATAAGATCACCAGCCCCGGCACGCTCTGCAGCCCCACCAGCGTCGCCGCCGCCAGCTGCCATGAGTTGTCCCCCTTGTTCAGCCACTCCGGCGCCGACTCGCTCGCCAtgatctttcttttctttctttctttctttcttaatatattttatatttatttatatattgatcGATCAAAACTTCTCTTCCGACCACCAGgccccccctctctttctctctttttctctctcttgatAATGatgttctcctcctcctccttcgaaTTGCAACTTGGTGTGAGGATGGGAAGGGGAGATTActgttattatttatatatatattattacatatattatatagtaaaatatatatatatatatatatatagagagagaagagaggtagAGGGCGAAGAGGAATTGGAGTCGGAAcagaatatttatatttaaattttaaattcgaatgaatttaatttaatttaattaattaattaaaagccATGTggcagtagtagtagtagtagtagtaggaaAGAATTAATTCCGGCTGTCTCCGAAAGCGCCGGGGAGCCGCACAGCAAATTTGCTCCTCCGAATCAGTAGTCACAGCAAATTCGCTCTGTTGTTATCTGCTGTGCTGGATCCGAAATAGTAGGAAGCTGCCAACTAATCGAATCTTCAAGCCTCTCAGATTCCGTCAAACCAACGAGTTTGTTAAGATCCTCCCCCTCCGCCAGTCACTGCTGCCCGGACCTGGTACACCACGTCATCCATGGGCCGGCCCCCATTTTTCAccagtatattttttatatctattataataactaattgaattaaaaaaatcagcTAGTTTACTTTCGCTTCTACGGGGGGGCACCGTACGTCGGCggcaaagaaaatttttttttaagagaaagtaaactatttgttttatttattaagaaaaataaatttaccttgaaaa includes:
- the LOC109705713 gene encoding putative ammonium transporter 4 member 1, whose amino-acid sequence is MASESAPEWLNKGDNSWQLAAATLVGLQSVPGLVILYGSIVKKKWAVNSAFMALYAFAVTFVCWSLWAFRMSFGDRLLPFLGRPDLAALDQRFLLAQGFAGLYPSATLVYFQFVFAAITLILIAGALLGRMNFKAWMLFVPLWLTFSYTVGAFSVWSPNGFLFKAGVMDFAGGYVIHLSSGVAGLTAAYWVGPRMAKDRERFPPNNILLTLTGAGLLWMGWTGFNGGAPYAANIDASMAILNTHLCTATSLLVWLCLDMFVFGKPSVIGAVQGMITGLVCITPAAGLVQGWAAIIMGVLSGSTPWFTMMVLHKRIRFLKRVDDTLAVFHTHAVAGSLGGILTGIFAEPRLNRLFFGDDPKYVGLAYALKMGRAAAGFRQIGMQLAGIVFIISVNVTVTTLVCLLVRLAVPLRLSDDELQIGDDAIHGEDAYAVWGDGETYERSIHGVQNFALPTTLAEAA